A stretch of the Candidatus Methylomirabilota bacterium genome encodes the following:
- a CDS encoding branched-chain amino acid ABC transporter permease, translating into MTKLRLLALGAAGVVLLLPVLLPHPFVLSIATQAVIWALLAASWDLLSGYTGQVSFGHAGFFALGAYTAAGVSKHLGLSPWLGLVLGAAVAAVVGLGTGFPALRLRGHYLALVTLALAELIRLTAQNWLAVTGGPFGIYDFGSFTGLPATGIPRAQAVYLLVAAIVGAGVGAMLYVCRRTRAGRAFRAIREDEVLAESLGINTTVYKLLAFGLSSGLAGLAGTLYAYYIQLVSPTVATAATTSLVIGMAVFGGLGTIWGPALGALLLYAINEGLRFIGVVYNLVAVGLVIMVFVIFLPRGLAGLRFGRAKHVVAFRAETLPTSRRRGDSS; encoded by the coding sequence ATGACGAAGCTTCGTCTCCTCGCTCTTGGCGCGGCGGGTGTCGTCCTGCTCCTGCCCGTGCTGCTCCCGCATCCCTTCGTGCTGAGCATCGCCACCCAGGCCGTCATCTGGGCGCTCCTCGCCGCGAGCTGGGATCTGCTCTCCGGCTATACCGGGCAGGTCTCTTTCGGCCACGCCGGCTTCTTCGCCCTCGGCGCTTATACCGCTGCCGGGGTGAGCAAGCACCTCGGGCTGTCGCCATGGCTCGGACTGGTGCTTGGAGCGGCCGTCGCCGCCGTCGTCGGGCTCGGCACCGGGTTTCCCGCTCTCCGGCTGCGCGGCCACTACCTCGCCCTGGTCACTCTCGCTCTTGCCGAGCTGATCCGTCTGACGGCCCAGAACTGGCTCGCCGTCACCGGCGGTCCATTCGGGATCTACGACTTCGGCAGCTTCACGGGATTGCCGGCCACGGGAATCCCGCGCGCCCAGGCCGTGTACCTGCTCGTGGCTGCCATCGTGGGGGCGGGTGTCGGCGCCATGCTCTACGTCTGCCGTCGCACTCGGGCCGGGCGCGCCTTCCGTGCCATTCGAGAGGACGAGGTGCTGGCGGAGAGCCTCGGGATCAACACCACCGTCTACAAGCTGCTCGCCTTCGGCCTGAGCTCCGGGCTGGCCGGGCTTGCCGGCACGCTCTACGCCTACTACATTCAGCTCGTGAGCCCCACCGTCGCCACGGCCGCCACCACGTCGCTCGTGATCGGGATGGCCGTGTTCGGCGGGCTGGGCACGATCTGGGGACCCGCCCTCGGCGCTCTCCTTCTCTATGCCATCAACGAGGGCCTGCGCTTCATCGGGGTCGTCTACAATCTCGTGGCGGTCGGACTCGTGATCATGGTGTTCGTGATCTTCCTGCCGCGCGGCCTCGCCGGCCTCCGCTTCGGCCGCGCGAAGCACGTGGTAGCCTTTCGAGCCGAGACGCTGCCGACGAGCCGCAGGCGTGGCGATTCGAGCTGA
- a CDS encoding branched-chain amino acid ABC transporter permease, producing the protein MQSLLEFLIQGIVLGGLYALFAVGITLIFGVLNVINVAHGEFFAVGGYVLFAAVVLLHLPPVVGAVAGGAGAFLLGLCVYPLLIAPLQRRLGRRPAGSLYLVLTLGLSTFMQSSLLAIGGGDYRQVPPLVRGILEIGFTGVSYQRVLVFVVAALLLAALFVFLRWHRQGLAVRAVAQNPEAAQAMGINLGRIFSLTLALGVGLAGIGGALMAPLFNVYPAVGFPLTIKAFAITILGGMGNLVGALLASLIIGVAESLVVIVVPSQWQNGVAFVVMIAVLLFRPQGLLGRATAR; encoded by the coding sequence ATGCAATCACTGCTTGAGTTTCTGATTCAGGGCATCGTGCTGGGCGGCCTCTACGCGCTCTTCGCGGTGGGGATTACCCTGATCTTCGGAGTGCTCAACGTCATCAACGTCGCCCACGGCGAGTTCTTTGCGGTGGGGGGCTATGTGCTCTTTGCCGCCGTGGTGCTCCTCCATCTTCCGCCCGTCGTCGGGGCGGTGGCGGGCGGGGCGGGGGCGTTCCTGCTGGGGCTTTGCGTGTATCCGCTGCTCATCGCGCCGCTCCAGCGGCGGCTCGGTCGCCGTCCCGCCGGCTCGCTCTACCTGGTGCTGACCCTCGGGCTCTCGACCTTCATGCAGTCGAGCCTGCTGGCCATCGGCGGCGGCGACTATCGCCAGGTGCCGCCGCTCGTCCGGGGCATCCTGGAGATCGGCTTCACGGGCGTGAGCTACCAGCGGGTGCTGGTCTTTGTGGTCGCCGCGCTGCTCCTGGCCGCGCTCTTCGTGTTCCTGCGGTGGCACCGGCAAGGGCTGGCCGTGCGCGCCGTCGCCCAGAATCCCGAGGCCGCGCAGGCCATGGGGATCAATCTCGGCCGGATCTTCTCGCTCACGCTCGCGCTGGGCGTGGGTCTCGCCGGCATCGGGGGCGCCCTCATGGCGCCGCTCTTCAACGTGTACCCGGCGGTCGGGTTCCCGCTGACCATCAAGGCCTTCGCCATCACCATCCTGGGCGGCATGGGCAACCTCGTGGGCGCGCTCCTGGCCAGCCTGATCATCGGGGTGGCGGAATCCCTGGTCGTCATCGTGGTGCCGTCCCAGTGGCAGAACGGCGTGGCCTTCGTGGTCATGATTGCGGTGCTCTTGTTCCGGCCTCAGGGGCTCCTGGGGCGCGCCACCGCGCGATGA
- a CDS encoding hydantoinase/oxoprolinase family protein, with amino-acid sequence MTEAKSYRLGVDVGGTFTDLVLVAPDGRALTRKVLSTTTNYAEAIITGTTALLADARLLPAVVGDVIHGTTVATNAILERRGARTGLITTAGFRDLLEIGRLRLARLYDLDFERPAPLVPRRLRLEVGERMSHLGEVITTLDRSSVEMAIDRLAGEGIESVAVCLLHAYANPAHEQAIGALVRERAPGLALTLSSDILPEMREFERTSTAVTNAYVMPVMAQYLESLERELGRVGLPGTLLVMQSNGGVMTAEHGRRRPVHVIESGPAAGVIATAALARRIGEGNVISIDMGGTTAKASVIEGFELKRTGEFEIGGSMSQGSRLYKGSGYLLRVPAIDIAEVGAGGGSIVSVDGAGALHVGPRSAGAVPGPVCYGLGGTEATLTDANVCLGYLHPERLPSGLTLHADKARRVVSEQVGAPLGLELLEAAHGVYLLGCAGMARAVRAVTIERGRDPQEFTLIAFGGNGPLFAAEMARSLEIARVLVPPAPGVWSALGLLEAEMEHHLVRTFLRPLAGLEPRDLVEALASLEREAESLLSAQGYGADRVEIERSADLKYQGQSFELAVPLGPAAIGIDAISRLAEAFDKEHERTYGHKAEGDPIQIVNLRLTARVRRATDMRRETRFIPGTRARGGEREAYFGPGHGVIRTPVIGREDLDARPRPGPLLIDEYDATTLVPPDCPVHLDAHGNIVIDTAA; translated from the coding sequence ATGACGGAGGCCAAGAGCTACCGGCTGGGCGTGGACGTCGGGGGCACGTTCACCGATCTGGTTCTGGTGGCGCCTGACGGACGGGCGCTGACGCGGAAGGTGCTCTCCACGACGACGAACTATGCCGAGGCGATCATCACCGGCACCACGGCGCTCCTCGCCGATGCGAGACTCTTGCCCGCCGTGGTCGGCGACGTGATCCACGGGACCACCGTGGCCACCAATGCCATCCTGGAGCGCCGCGGTGCGCGAACGGGGCTGATCACCACCGCGGGCTTCCGTGATCTGCTCGAGATCGGCCGTCTGCGCCTGGCCCGCCTCTACGATCTGGACTTCGAGCGGCCGGCGCCGCTGGTTCCGCGCCGCTTGAGGCTCGAAGTGGGCGAGCGCATGAGTCATCTCGGTGAGGTCATCACCACGCTCGACCGGTCGAGCGTCGAGATGGCGATCGACCGGCTGGCCGGGGAAGGCATCGAGTCCGTTGCGGTCTGTCTCCTTCACGCTTATGCCAATCCGGCCCACGAGCAGGCCATCGGCGCCCTCGTGCGCGAGCGCGCGCCGGGCCTCGCCCTCACCCTCTCCTCCGACATCCTTCCGGAGATGAGAGAGTTCGAGCGGACGAGCACCGCCGTCACCAACGCGTACGTCATGCCCGTGATGGCGCAATACCTCGAGTCGCTCGAGCGCGAGCTCGGCCGCGTCGGCCTGCCCGGCACGCTCCTCGTCATGCAGAGCAACGGCGGCGTCATGACCGCCGAGCATGGCCGCCGCCGGCCGGTGCACGTGATCGAGTCGGGGCCGGCGGCCGGCGTGATCGCCACCGCCGCCCTCGCCCGCCGCATCGGCGAGGGCAACGTGATCAGCATCGACATGGGAGGCACCACCGCCAAGGCCTCGGTGATCGAGGGCTTCGAGCTCAAGCGCACGGGCGAGTTCGAGATCGGCGGCAGCATGTCGCAGGGGAGCCGGCTCTACAAGGGCAGCGGCTATCTGCTGCGCGTGCCTGCCATCGACATCGCGGAGGTGGGCGCGGGCGGCGGCAGCATCGTCAGTGTGGATGGGGCGGGCGCGCTTCACGTGGGGCCTCGGAGCGCGGGGGCCGTGCCCGGGCCCGTCTGCTACGGCCTCGGCGGCACCGAGGCGACGCTGACCGATGCCAATGTCTGCCTCGGCTATCTCCATCCCGAGCGCCTCCCGAGCGGCCTTACCCTGCACGCCGACAAGGCCCGGCGCGTCGTGTCCGAGCAGGTGGGCGCGCCGCTCGGCCTCGAACTCTTGGAGGCGGCCCACGGAGTATACCTGCTCGGCTGCGCGGGCATGGCGCGCGCGGTCCGCGCCGTCACCATCGAGCGCGGGCGCGACCCGCAGGAGTTCACCCTGATCGCCTTCGGCGGCAACGGACCACTCTTCGCGGCGGAGATGGCCCGCTCCCTCGAGATCGCGAGGGTGCTGGTGCCGCCCGCGCCCGGGGTGTGGAGCGCGCTCGGGCTGCTCGAGGCGGAGATGGAGCATCACCTCGTGCGGACCTTCCTCCGGCCGCTCGCCGGCCTCGAGCCGCGCGACCTCGTGGAGGCCCTCGCCTCGCTCGAGAGGGAGGCGGAATCTCTGCTGAGCGCTCAAGGTTATGGCGCCGACCGCGTGGAGATCGAGCGCAGCGCGGATCTCAAGTACCAGGGGCAGTCCTTCGAGCTGGCCGTGCCCCTGGGGCCCGCCGCCATCGGCATCGACGCGATCAGCCGGCTCGCCGAGGCCTTCGACAAGGAGCACGAGCGCACCTACGGCCACAAGGCCGAGGGCGACCCCATCCAGATCGTCAACCTGCGGCTGACCGCGCGCGTTCGCCGGGCCACGGACATGCGTCGCGAGACCCGCTTCATACCCGGCACGCGGGCCCGCGGCGGCGAGCGCGAGGCCTACTTCGGCCCCGGCCACGGCGTGATCCGCACGCCCGTCATCGGGCGAGAGGATCTCGACGCGCGGCCGCGGCCCGGGCCCTTGCTCATAGACGAATACGACGCGACCACCCTCGTGCCGCCGGACTGCCC
- a CDS encoding ABC transporter ATP-binding protein yields MSPAAPSPPDGTPTLAVTGLSKLFGGLRAVSECSFEIAPATIVGLIGPNGSGKTTIFNLITNLLRPDAGAVYFNGARIDGLKTYEIARRGIGRTFQSVKIFRELSVWDNLSIAAMGRERLGWEPTATAWLERLGLDHLREDPGENLSVGQQRLLELAMNLVVDPPFLMLDEPLAGVHPVVRQRIAETIRALRQEGRTFLIIEHDMAFVMELCDKLVVMDHGLKIAEGAPEAIRRDPTVIDALLGRRRDPALA; encoded by the coding sequence ATGAGCCCGGCCGCGCCGAGTCCGCCCGACGGGACGCCCACGCTGGCGGTGACGGGGCTGAGCAAGCTCTTCGGGGGGCTCCGCGCCGTCAGCGAGTGCTCGTTCGAGATCGCCCCCGCGACCATCGTGGGCCTCATCGGGCCCAACGGCTCGGGCAAGACTACCATCTTCAACCTGATCACCAATCTGCTCCGGCCGGATGCGGGGGCCGTGTATTTCAACGGGGCGCGGATCGACGGGCTCAAGACCTACGAGATCGCGCGGCGAGGGATCGGGCGCACGTTTCAATCGGTGAAGATCTTCCGCGAGCTGAGCGTCTGGGACAATCTCTCCATCGCGGCCATGGGCCGCGAGCGCCTCGGGTGGGAGCCCACGGCCACCGCCTGGCTCGAGCGGCTCGGTCTCGATCATCTCCGCGAGGATCCGGGCGAGAACCTCTCCGTCGGCCAGCAGCGGCTCCTGGAGCTGGCCATGAACCTCGTGGTCGATCCGCCCTTCCTGATGCTCGACGAGCCGCTGGCCGGCGTGCATCCCGTGGTGCGGCAGCGCATCGCCGAGACCATCCGCGCCCTCCGCCAGGAAGGCCGCACCTTCCTCATCATCGAGCACGACATGGCCTTCGTGATGGAGCTCTGCGACAAGCTCGTGGTCATGGATCACGGGCTCAAGATCGCCGAGGGCGCGCCCGAGGCGATCCGGCGCGACCCGACGGTGATCGACGCGCTTCTGGGCCGGCGGCGCGATCCCGCGCTCGCCTGA
- a CDS encoding ABC transporter substrate-binding protein, whose translation MKRVAARMVGMIGAVAALVCGIAALDAQETPEIKIGAFMPISGISADVGAQIKAGTEVAVERVQAQGISLGGKPHRVRVIWYDDEGKADVGLNAVTRALTVDKIHVGVGVLSSDVFLRVMDEFQKSSVPVITCCSASLKIGERIAANKMGYVFQLSPTANDIVRSLVAAVAEHAKPRKVALLNENTDAGRDFSRISREWFQQNARDVEIVAEDFVERGVTDLTPQLAKIKRVGAQVIVGEIYGSSGPVLFNQWYELKVPALLAHMGATVAAQTFIDQHAKAMEGAIVNNRWWPARYSDVSEPMMAAYKKKTGTDVTNFAVQGHDSALVALEAIAKAGSLDPDKIRLSIESNTFATAWGTRKFTPLAEGHRMPIQTVVVQIQGGKKVPIYPAAVAAKGEGKYVTVPPYAWEKK comes from the coding sequence ATGAAGCGAGTCGCGGCACGGATGGTGGGCATGATCGGCGCCGTGGCGGCGCTCGTCTGCGGTATCGCCGCCCTTGACGCCCAGGAGACCCCGGAGATCAAGATCGGCGCCTTCATGCCGATCTCCGGCATCAGCGCCGACGTGGGCGCCCAGATCAAGGCAGGCACCGAGGTCGCGGTGGAGCGGGTGCAGGCGCAGGGGATCAGCCTCGGGGGCAAGCCCCATCGCGTCCGGGTGATCTGGTACGACGACGAGGGCAAGGCCGACGTGGGGCTGAACGCGGTCACCCGCGCCCTCACCGTGGACAAGATCCACGTGGGCGTGGGTGTCCTCTCCAGCGATGTCTTCCTCCGGGTGATGGACGAGTTCCAGAAGTCCTCGGTGCCCGTGATCACCTGCTGCTCGGCCTCGCTGAAGATCGGGGAGCGGATCGCCGCCAACAAGATGGGCTACGTGTTCCAGCTCAGCCCCACCGCCAACGACATCGTGCGCTCGCTCGTGGCCGCGGTGGCCGAGCACGCGAAGCCCAGGAAGGTCGCGCTGCTGAACGAGAACACCGACGCGGGGCGCGACTTCTCCCGCATCTCGCGCGAATGGTTCCAGCAGAACGCCAGGGACGTGGAGATCGTGGCCGAGGACTTCGTCGAGCGTGGGGTGACCGATCTGACGCCCCAGCTCGCCAAGATCAAGCGCGTGGGCGCTCAGGTCATCGTCGGCGAGATCTACGGGTCGAGCGGACCGGTGCTCTTCAACCAGTGGTACGAGCTGAAGGTGCCCGCCCTCCTCGCCCACATGGGAGCGACGGTGGCCGCCCAGACCTTCATCGACCAGCACGCCAAGGCCATGGAGGGCGCCATCGTCAACAACCGCTGGTGGCCCGCGCGCTACTCCGATGTCTCGGAGCCGATGATGGCCGCCTACAAGAAGAAGACGGGCACCGACGTCACCAACTTCGCCGTGCAGGGTCACGACTCCGCCCTCGTGGCCCTGGAGGCGATCGCCAAGGCGGGCAGCCTCGATCCCGACAAGATCCGCCTCAGCATCGAGAGCAACACCTTCGCCACCGCGTGGGGCACGCGCAAGTTCACCCCGCTCGCCGAGGGCCACCGGATGCCCATCCAGACGGTGGTGGTCCAGATCCAGGGTGGCAAGAAGGTGCCGATCTATCCCGCCGCCGTCGCCGCCAAGGGCGAAGGCAAGTACGTGACGGTGCCTCCGTACGCCTGGGAGAAGAAGTGA
- a CDS encoding fumarylacetoacetate hydrolase family protein — MRLSADQCVPRDAAALLIGRAWVPAEDGPSVIAVRGDEAVDLTPSYTTVSQLLNITQPDELRAAIKVAPAMGRLDDLVANSREGQRDSSRPWLLAPCDLQAVKASGVTFVASLLERVIEERARGNPALADGVRREIQAIIGPDLRGVRPGSPEAARIKDVLVARGMWSQYLEVGIGPDAELFAKCPPMAAVGLGARVGIHPASVWSNPEPELVLVINSAGTIVGVTLGNDVNLRDVEGRSALLLGRAKDNNASAAVGPFVRVLDETFTLDAARRLSFQTVVEGLDGFRVEHTTRVGEISRDLADLAAQAIGRYHQYPDGLLLFIGTMFAPVDDRGAPGSGFTHKIGDVVSIGARELGTLVNEVVACDEAEPWSFGTGALMANLARRGLLTERGRR, encoded by the coding sequence GTGAGGCTGTCTGCCGACCAGTGCGTGCCCAGGGATGCCGCGGCCTTGCTGATCGGGCGGGCGTGGGTCCCTGCCGAAGATGGACCATCCGTCATCGCCGTGCGCGGCGACGAGGCCGTGGACCTGACGCCATCGTACACGACGGTCAGCCAGCTCCTGAACATCACCCAGCCCGACGAGCTGCGCGCGGCCATCAAGGTCGCGCCGGCCATGGGACGCCTCGACGACCTGGTCGCCAATAGCAGGGAAGGGCAGCGCGATTCCTCGCGCCCCTGGCTCCTGGCGCCGTGCGACCTGCAAGCCGTCAAGGCGAGCGGGGTGACCTTCGTGGCGAGCCTGCTCGAGCGCGTGATCGAAGAGCGTGCGCGCGGCAACCCCGCCCTGGCCGACGGCGTCCGGCGCGAGATCCAGGCCATCATCGGCCCTGATCTGCGGGGCGTCCGGCCCGGCTCGCCGGAGGCGGCACGCATCAAGGACGTGCTGGTAGCCCGGGGCATGTGGTCGCAGTATCTCGAGGTCGGCATCGGACCCGACGCCGAGCTGTTCGCCAAGTGCCCTCCCATGGCCGCGGTGGGGCTCGGGGCCCGCGTGGGAATCCATCCGGCTTCCGTCTGGAGCAATCCCGAGCCCGAGCTGGTGCTCGTGATCAATAGCGCGGGCACCATCGTGGGCGTCACCCTCGGCAACGACGTCAACCTGCGGGACGTCGAGGGGCGGAGCGCGCTCCTCCTCGGACGCGCGAAGGACAACAACGCCTCGGCCGCCGTGGGCCCCTTCGTACGGGTGCTGGACGAGACGTTCACGCTCGATGCCGCTCGCCGTCTGAGCTTCCAGACCGTGGTGGAAGGCCTCGACGGCTTCCGTGTGGAGCACACGACGCGCGTGGGCGAGATCAGCCGCGACCTGGCCGACCTCGCGGCCCAGGCCATCGGCCGCTATCACCAGTACCCCGACGGCCTGCTCCTGTTCATCGGCACCATGTTCGCCCCCGTGGACGATCGCGGCGCACCCGGCAGCGGCTTCACCCACAAGATAGGGGACGTGGTGAGCATCGGCGCGCGCGAGCTCGGCACCCTGGTCAACGAGGTGGTGGCCTGCGACGAGGCAGAGCCGTGGAGCTTCGGCACCGGGGCCTTGATGGCCAACCTTGCCCGGCGTGGCCTCCTCACGGAGCGGGGGCGCCGCTGA
- a CDS encoding ABC transporter ATP-binding protein, with the protein MLEVGELRSGYGRLEILQGVTLHVAPGTIVGVIGPNGAGKSTLLKTVFGYLSPFGGRITLEDQSLIGLRPDQILRLGTGFVAQAGGLFADMTVHENLLLGGYGLPSRHELARALDAVYEQFPRLRERRRQAADSLSGGEQRALALARALVMRPKLLLLDEPSAALAPQFIDEVYATIQALNRSGLALLIVEQNVEMILSVAHRVFVLDLGRNAFDGTPAELRQTDRIRRLYLGDRQGESRVP; encoded by the coding sequence ATGCTCGAGGTCGGGGAGCTCCGCTCGGGCTACGGCCGGCTCGAGATCCTCCAGGGCGTGACGCTCCACGTCGCGCCCGGGACCATCGTCGGCGTGATCGGGCCCAACGGAGCGGGCAAGTCCACCCTCCTCAAGACGGTCTTCGGCTATCTCTCCCCCTTCGGCGGCCGCATCACCCTCGAGGACCAGAGCCTGATCGGGCTCCGCCCCGACCAGATCCTGCGGCTGGGGACGGGCTTCGTGGCCCAGGCCGGCGGCCTCTTCGCGGACATGACGGTTCACGAAAACCTCCTGCTCGGCGGGTACGGGCTGCCCTCACGCCACGAGCTCGCCCGGGCCCTCGACGCCGTCTACGAGCAGTTCCCGCGGCTTCGCGAGCGACGGCGCCAGGCCGCGGACAGTCTCTCGGGCGGGGAGCAGCGCGCCCTGGCCCTCGCGCGGGCGCTGGTCATGCGACCGAAGCTCTTGCTCCTGGACGAGCCCTCGGCCGCCCTGGCCCCGCAGTTCATCGACGAGGTCTACGCGACGATCCAGGCGCTCAATCGGTCGGGGCTCGCGCTTCTCATCGTGGAGCAGAACGTGGAGATGATCCTGAGCGTGGCCCACCGCGTCTTCGTCCTCGACCTGGGCCGGAACGCCTTCGACGGCACCCCCGCCGAGCTGCGCCAGACCGACCGCATCCGTCGCCTGTACCTCGGTGACCGCCAAGGAGAGTCGCGTGTGCCCTAG